In a genomic window of Aricia agestis chromosome 2, ilAriAges1.1, whole genome shotgun sequence:
- the LOC121739828 gene encoding chromatin assembly factor 1 subunit B has translation MKFAIPEISWHNRDPVLSVDFQPKTEVNGPLRLASGGTDSHVLIWYITQTENGSVHLEIAADLTKHQKAINVVRWSPNGQLLASGDDESIIFVWKQKIEECPTLSEAEEQFKESWVVHKILRGHMEDILDICWNSTSTHLASGSVDNKLLVWDVNRSSRQTDIIDHKGFVQGVAWDPQGQLIVSASSDRVFRAIDVATKKVVSRSSKAILPFPKDHALYDTKVRLYHDDTLQTYYRRLQFSPDGVLIAVPAGRIEPEQGKLDSKPINAVYIYTRYSLKVPACVIPCAEPALAVRWAHRQYAPRPRPAPALRTAARQILAVATRRAVLLYDTQQRPPIALISDIHYTRLTDLTWSPDDRFLVASSTDGFCSVITFGEGELGTVLPEKCASEQAADNNATNNDILKPQVKNGHDDTKNSTSTTPKIDSFIKFKAPTDKSPKKTKIVEPKIKTPVKLDVLVETAMQSWSDNSSNDVVKPKEVEPMEVDEKPDVMIIEDSEDIKLVYEETEGGKSASPQVEKDQPSFDKEKAKTQKTSPKRKIVSPKQAETPTSQSNFLKQAKVTDIKEPVTVKAAPSPKAPRRVSFVTLSSPKNKKKC, from the exons ATGAAATTTGCAATTCCTGAAATTTCGTGGCACAATCGTGACCCAGTCCTCAGTGTCGACTTTCAACCCAAAACAGAAGTAAATGGACCGCTACGTTTGGCTTCCGGTGGAACAGATAGTCACGTTTTG ATATGGTACATCACGCAAACAGAGAATGGTTCTGTACATTTAGAAATTGCAGCAGATCTAACTAAGCATCAAAAAGCTATAAACGTTGTAAGATGGTCACCAAATGGCCAGTTGTTAGCTTCAGGAGACGATGAATCAATTATATTTGTTTGGAAACAGAAAATTGAAGAATGTCCCACACTCTCAGAGGCAGAAGAGCAGTTCAAAGAATCATGGGTTGTACACAAg ATTCTTCGTGGTCACATGGAAGACATTTTGGACATTTGCTGGAACAGTACTTCGACACACTTGGCGTCAGGATCTGTGGACAACAAGTTACTAGTTTGGGATGTTAACCGGAGCAGCAGGCAGACAGACATTATTGACCATAAGGGCTTTGTACAAGGTGTAGCGTGGGATCCACAGGGACAGCTCATAGTATCAGCAAGTTCAGACAG AGTGTTTCGTGCTATTGATGTTGCAACCAAAAAGGTAGTGTCAAGAAGCAGTAAAGCAATTCTACCATTTCCAAAAGACCACGCTCTTTATGATACTAAAGTCCGCCTTTATCATGATGACACTCTTCAGACATATTACAGAAGACTACAGTTCAGTCCAGATGGTGTTTTAATTGCAG TGCCCGCTGGAAGAATAGAACCAGAGCAAGGAAAATTAGATTCAAAACCAATAAATGCAGTGTATATTTATACCAGATATTCATTAAAggt GCCAGCATGTGTGATCCCGTGCGCGGAGCCGGCATTGGCTGTGCGATGGGCGCACCGGCAGTACGCTCCGCGGCCCCGCCCCGCGCCTGCCCTGCGCACCGCGGCGAGGCAGATACTCGCTGTCGCCACGCGCCGCGCCGTCCTCCTGTATGATACGCAGCAACGGCCCCCCATCGCCCTCATCTCAGATATACATTACACGAG gtTGACTGATCTCACGTGGTCGCCGGACGATCGCTTTTTGGTAGCGTCTAGTACAGACGGCTTTTGCTCTGTTATCACATTTGGGGAAGGCGAGCTTGGCACAGTGTTACCAGAGAAATGCGCATCTGAACAAGCAGCAG ATAACAATGCTACAAATAATGACATATTGAAACCCCAAGTCAAGAATGGACATGATGACACTAAAAATTCAACCTCAACTACACCAAAAATTGACTCCTTTATAAAGTTTAAAGCGCCGACTGATAAATCGCCAAAAAAAACGAAAATAGTGGAACCAAAGATTAAGACGCCGGTAAAATTGGACGTACTAGTTGAGACAGCAATGCAATCCTGGTCGGATAACTCCAGCAATGACGTTGTTAAACCAAAGGAGGTGGAGCCAATGGAGGTAGATGAAAAACCTGATGTAATGATCATAGAAGACAGCGAAGACATAAAGCTTGTGTATGAGGAAACAGAAGGTGGCAAATCTGCTAGTCCTCAAGTAGAGAAGGATCAACCATCTTTCGATAAAGAAAAAGCAAAAACACAGAAAACTTCACCTAAAAGAAAAATCGTATCGCCCAAACAAGCCGAAACTCCTACTTCTCAAAGCAACTTTTTGAAGCAAGCGAAAGTGACAGATATCAAAGAGCCAGTAACAGTCAAAGCTGCTCCCAGCCCTAAGGCGCCAAGAAGGGTAAGCTTTGTGACACTCTCAAGCCctaagaacaaaaaaaaatgttga